One segment of Triticum aestivum cultivar Chinese Spring chromosome 2A, IWGSC CS RefSeq v2.1, whole genome shotgun sequence DNA contains the following:
- the LOC123188301 gene encoding uncharacterized protein — protein MASQLPTPPPPDADDPPSAPNSDAPPSPPQLQVSLPNDILEEILLRLSTAADLARASTSCTSFRHVVAPRSFARRYRSLHKVPVLGFLRADFYAAQSPHPSAPAANALAQAADFAFSFLPNPACWSPRDVRDGRVLFSAVSVSEGRGDFIDATSNTFVDLVVCDPLSRRYIRIPPVPEDLADSVQHCGMLDFEPFFAPASDDVRQGESSFKVICKVLCENKVAVFIFSSHTGKWVSIQHHGLGALSNEVVDALYARCGLHRRHYAHGCFCWVLEWMDKLLMLDTREMKFTIIDLPPNSHGGRLAIVEAGEGMIGLLNIGMRTLDFYCKVWRNKSKGTKEWQHSTINHPLPNYHWCIIGADEEYLLLRGISLDWPWFGSSSQQRPDIEYFALELKTFLLERMYVSKNKMMHAHLYRGFPPLLSPPSI, from the coding sequence ATGGCCTCACAATTACCTACTCCGCCGCCCCCCGACGCCGACGACCCTCCGTCGGCCCCGAACTCCGACGCCCCTCCGTCGCCTCCACAGCTCCAGGTCTCCCTCCCAAACGATATCCTGgaggagatcctcctccgcctctcCACCGCGGCCGACCTCGcccgcgcctccacctcctgcaCCTCATTTCGCCACGTCGTCGCTCCCCGCTCCTTCGCGCGCCGCTACCGCTCCCTCCACAAGGTCCCCGTGCTCGGCTTCCTCCGTGCTGACTTCTACGCCGCCCAGTCTCCGCACCCCTCCGCCCCGGCCGCCAACGCCCTCGCGCAGGCTGCCGACTTCGCCTTCAGCTTCCTCCCCAACCCCGCCTGCTGGAGCCCCCGTGACGTCCGCGACGGCCGCGTTCTCTTCTCCGCCGTCTCAGTCTCCGAAGGTCGTGGCGACTTCATAGACGCCACCTCCAACACCTTCGTGGATCTCGTGGTCTGTGATCCCCTGTCCCGGCGCTACATCCGGATCCCACCCGTCCCTGAAGACCTAGCGGACTCCGTGCAGCACTGCGGCATGTTAGATTTCGAGCCCTTTTTTGCTCCGGCCAGTGACGACGTGCGGCAGGGTGAATCGTCGTTCAAAGTGATCTGCAAGGTGCTGTGCGAAAACAAGGTTGCTGTCTTCATCTTCTCTTCACACACTGGTAAATGGGTTAGTATTCAACACCATGGTTTGGGCGCTTTGTCCAATGAAGTTGTGGATGCATTGTATGCACGCTGTGGACTACATCGGCGCCATTATGCACACGGTTGTTTCTGTTGGGTGTTAGAATGGATGGACAAACTGCTCATGCTTGACACACGTGAGATGAAATTCACCATTATAGATCTCCCGCCCAACAGTCATGGGGGAAGGCTCGCCATTGTGGAAGCAGGAGAAGGTATGATTGGGTTGTTAAATATTGGTATGCGCACGTTAGACTTCTACTGTAAGGTTTGGCGAAACAAAAGTAAAGGCACCAAAGAGTGGCAGCACAGCACGATAAACCATCCGTTGCCCAATTATCACTGGTGCATCATAGGTGCGGATGAGGAGTACTTACTCCTAAGAGGGATTTCACTAGATTGGCCCTGGTTTGGAAGCTCTTCACAGCAGAGACCGGATATAGAGTATTTTGCATTGGAACTCAAGACATTCCTGCTTGAGAGGATGTATGTGTCAAagaacaaaatgatgcatgctcaCCTGTATCGAGGCTTCCCGCCATTATTGTCTCCACCAAGCATATGA